One genomic window of Psychrobacillus sp. INOP01 includes the following:
- a CDS encoding methylmalonyl-CoA mutase family protein, with protein MTLDKMRQTKFNNATLEEWEQVALKSLKGKTLDSLSTKTLENIILKPLYSLADTANIPASQTAIVRQAKKSSEWSIAQFAEGSTSEATLKEIIESLGKGNDVVHFKIEKEHFWNADQIEELAALLTKHTAILDVTDNPGFLNHFTDLKGLVIGAEEAELPYARTYFLNGSSIHQAGGDVVSELASVLVQADAIAGKTSIEKLAEKAFVQFSVENHFFMEIAKIRAFRVLWQAFGQAYGKTDIAAIPVHTETSLRSYSALDSNVNILRAGNSALAAILGGTDSLTTYPHDYLTGATPTSNRIARNIQLVLKEETHIQRVVDAAGGSYYVDTLTNELVEKTWTYFLTLMKETTIEDRETKLLDRAKIKWEEQLFALSTRKKSLIGTNTYANPDDIISSSIKQTDYKRFAEPFEQLRKSFQESPLKTAIIPYGILKDYKTRMDFVSGYLKALGISPIVAPENLKPVDLQQWIDDQNIGYVVFVGNEEQTAGLVPAILNETLSVPMDVAGKFEEYEDWLDAGLSGCIFAGQSLLEKGQQLLALAKKEDSNDNA; from the coding sequence ATGACATTAGATAAAATGAGACAAACGAAGTTTAATAATGCAACACTTGAAGAATGGGAGCAAGTAGCCCTCAAATCATTAAAGGGGAAAACATTGGACTCGCTATCTACAAAAACATTAGAGAACATTATTTTGAAACCGCTTTATTCATTAGCAGATACGGCAAATATTCCAGCATCCCAAACGGCTATTGTTCGCCAAGCGAAAAAGTCTTCTGAATGGTCAATCGCTCAATTTGCAGAAGGTTCAACAAGTGAAGCGACACTCAAAGAAATCATAGAATCGCTTGGAAAAGGGAATGATGTAGTTCATTTTAAAATAGAAAAGGAACATTTTTGGAATGCAGATCAAATAGAGGAGTTAGCAGCTCTATTGACGAAGCATACTGCTATTCTAGATGTAACAGATAATCCGGGGTTTTTAAATCATTTTACTGATCTAAAAGGATTAGTAATAGGAGCTGAGGAAGCGGAACTTCCGTATGCTAGAACGTATTTCTTAAATGGATCATCTATCCATCAAGCGGGTGGTGATGTGGTTAGCGAGCTAGCAAGCGTGCTGGTGCAAGCAGATGCAATTGCAGGGAAAACAAGTATCGAGAAACTTGCAGAAAAAGCATTCGTACAATTTTCAGTGGAAAATCATTTCTTTATGGAAATAGCGAAAATTCGGGCTTTCCGCGTACTTTGGCAAGCTTTCGGCCAAGCATATGGAAAAACGGACATAGCGGCAATCCCTGTACATACAGAAACTTCGTTGAGATCTTACTCAGCATTAGACTCGAATGTTAATATTCTACGTGCAGGTAACAGTGCCCTAGCAGCTATTCTTGGTGGAACGGATAGTTTGACGACGTATCCACATGATTATTTAACCGGGGCTACACCAACATCCAATCGAATTGCGCGTAATATCCAGCTAGTACTAAAAGAAGAGACACATATCCAGCGGGTTGTTGATGCAGCAGGTGGTTCTTACTATGTGGACACATTAACGAATGAGCTTGTTGAAAAAACGTGGACATACTTTTTAACATTAATGAAAGAAACAACTATAGAGGATAGAGAAACAAAACTTTTAGATCGAGCAAAAATAAAGTGGGAGGAGCAACTGTTTGCGCTCTCTACTCGTAAAAAATCGTTAATTGGAACGAATACTTATGCAAATCCTGACGACATAATTAGTTCCTCTATTAAACAAACTGATTATAAACGATTTGCTGAACCTTTTGAGCAATTACGAAAATCATTTCAAGAAAGTCCATTGAAAACTGCTATTATTCCTTATGGCATTTTAAAAGACTATAAAACTCGTATGGACTTTGTGAGTGGCTATTTAAAAGCATTAGGAATTTCACCAATTGTAGCACCGGAAAACTTAAAGCCAGTGGACCTGCAACAATGGATAGATGACCAGAATATTGGCTATGTAGTATTCGTTGGTAATGAGGAACAAACTGCCGGTTTAGTTCCCGCAATATTAAATGAAACATTGTCTGTACCAATGGATGTAGCAGGGAAATTTGAGGAGTATGAAGACTGGTTAGATGCCGGGCTGTCTGGATGTATCTTTGCTGGGCAATCGCTTCTGGAAAAAGGGCAGCAACTACTAGCCCTTGCTAAAAAGGAGGATTCAAATGACAACGCCTAA
- a CDS encoding Ger(x)C family spore germination protein, with the protein MKLRFKRYKVIFVAISFSFISILAGCGFKDIDKRVFVTGIGVDPAEKEDGGYKVTLKLSLPVASIKSSTGPNYEYLVHEGETLAEAIRILETHTDKVLEFGHAKMIVINEDLLQDNVKDFMDYFIRRSDIQMIAWVAAAKTSAESILRIEPAAESAVSSTLINFFGSSGTDSPFITSTFLYEFRRNMLSDGIDAVLPLIEASEDNKELIVNKSLVVKEKSKPFELSSEQSKYYNTLLNGMSGFSYKAESEDLTFVINMEKTNVHYKILMNNGQPTAIKMNVKMIGVIGQSNKNLSLKDLNKYDKIASEALKKKIEEFLTAVQEKDLDPMGFGLRYRTMMLYDKNTISEWQKAYTTLPLDVSVKVSLKGTGAIE; encoded by the coding sequence ATGAAGCTTCGATTTAAACGTTATAAAGTAATCTTTGTTGCTATTTCCTTCTCATTTATTTCTATATTAGCTGGATGTGGATTTAAAGATATTGATAAGCGAGTTTTCGTTACAGGTATTGGTGTAGATCCTGCCGAAAAGGAAGACGGGGGATATAAAGTAACATTAAAATTATCATTACCTGTCGCTTCTATTAAATCATCCACCGGTCCTAATTATGAATATTTAGTTCACGAAGGAGAAACATTGGCAGAGGCAATTCGTATTTTGGAAACACATACCGATAAAGTACTAGAATTTGGGCATGCCAAAATGATTGTTATTAATGAAGATTTACTACAAGACAATGTAAAGGATTTTATGGATTACTTTATTAGACGGAGTGATATTCAGATGATTGCCTGGGTAGCAGCTGCTAAAACATCTGCTGAATCTATTTTGCGGATAGAACCAGCTGCTGAATCTGCAGTATCATCTACACTCATAAACTTTTTTGGTAGTAGCGGCACGGACAGTCCTTTTATCACTTCGACATTCCTTTATGAATTTAGAAGAAATATGCTATCGGATGGTATTGATGCAGTATTACCGCTTATAGAAGCTTCTGAAGATAATAAGGAGTTAATCGTCAATAAATCTTTAGTCGTTAAAGAAAAATCTAAACCGTTCGAGTTATCCTCGGAACAATCAAAGTATTATAATACTCTTCTAAATGGAATGAGTGGATTTAGTTATAAAGCAGAATCAGAGGATTTAACCTTCGTCATTAATATGGAAAAAACAAATGTACATTATAAAATTTTAATGAACAATGGACAGCCCACTGCCATCAAGATGAACGTAAAAATGATTGGTGTGATTGGTCAGTCCAATAAAAATCTATCTTTAAAAGACCTAAATAAGTATGACAAGATAGCTTCCGAGGCACTGAAAAAAAAGATTGAAGAATTTCTTACTGCAGTTCAAGAAAAAGATCTAGATCCTATGGGTTTCGGATTAAGGTATAGAACTATGATGCTATATGATAAAAACACGATTTCCGAATGGCAAAAAGCATATACGACTTTACCGTTGGACGTGAGTGTTAAAGTATCACTTAAAGGCACAGGAGCAATTGAATAA
- a CDS encoding GerAB/ArcD/ProY family transporter, with protein MSRFLYYFIFLTMFSNIIASVPKILLFESKSGAIPSMIAAVIIGTILVYIIVKLFNSFPGKNLPEMLKAHTPKWFAYPVLFYLFLCWFCAGLITLITYVFLIITFFAPETSIVITTFAFVLVISFGVLMKSRSMLYMAEIVLVLFVPLIFFLLIKFYVNPKLDWDYIKISMMHVNHVPSYWAFGASLYIFVGISDLVIFNKLFTKKHKMGWKQILIIGATGAVVLFTTFFVPIGYNGVEQIANLTFPWLSTSDSIRMKYGPIERVIFIFILSFLGIAFVSLLLHWHVALKLLESIFEFKRLQWKGKMLAPYIFVIIFGVISLVLTRNLTQYQLFSLSNYFYGSLPIFFTVLIFSLVLVKRRAKL; from the coding sequence ATGAGTCGCTTTCTTTATTATTTTATTTTTCTCACGATGTTTTCCAATATCATTGCCTCCGTTCCCAAAATTCTTTTATTTGAAAGCAAAAGTGGGGCAATTCCTTCTATGATTGCTGCAGTTATTATTGGAACTATACTCGTATATATAATCGTCAAATTATTTAATTCTTTTCCTGGTAAAAACTTGCCGGAAATGTTGAAAGCACATACTCCAAAATGGTTTGCCTATCCGGTGCTGTTTTACCTTTTTTTATGTTGGTTTTGTGCCGGGCTCATTACCCTAATTACGTATGTATTTTTAATTATTACTTTTTTCGCTCCTGAAACGTCGATCGTTATTACGACATTTGCGTTCGTACTCGTTATTTCATTTGGAGTATTGATGAAATCTAGAAGTATGTTATATATGGCAGAAATTGTACTTGTTTTATTTGTGCCCTTAATTTTTTTCTTATTAATAAAATTTTATGTTAACCCCAAATTGGATTGGGACTATATAAAAATTTCCATGATGCACGTGAATCACGTTCCTTCTTATTGGGCATTTGGTGCATCACTTTATATTTTTGTAGGGATTAGCGATTTAGTCATTTTTAATAAGCTTTTTACCAAAAAGCATAAAATGGGATGGAAACAAATCCTAATTATCGGGGCAACAGGCGCAGTAGTTTTGTTTACTACTTTCTTTGTACCAATTGGGTATAACGGGGTTGAACAGATTGCCAATCTTACTTTTCCATGGTTATCCACTAGCGATTCGATACGCATGAAATATGGTCCAATAGAGAGGGTTATATTTATTTTTATCCTATCTTTCTTAGGGATAGCATTTGTAAGTTTATTATTACATTGGCATGTTGCTCTAAAATTATTAGAGAGTATTTTCGAATTTAAGCGGTTGCAATGGAAAGGTAAAATGTTGGCTCCTTATATTTTCGTTATTATATTTGGCGTAATATCTTTAGTTTTAACGAGAAATTTGACACAGTACCAGCTGTTTTCCTTATCCAACTATTTTTATGGGTCTTTGCCGATTTTTTTTACTGTATTAATATTCTCCTTAGTTTTAGTGAAAAGGAGAGCAAAATTATGA
- a CDS encoding spore germination protein, which produces MTNIKEKSDPPRLMDELKGQMNPSFDVMLIPLQIEEEAAFLLYLKTTVDGDKLQNVIIKPFFEMQSAQHYGAYIQSSPDIIEIKSNEKILLELTKGSVLIAVQHQFFLVDVKKVNSSSVQQTLMEPTVYGPQQALSEDILTNLNIIRHRYKEPSLKIEIVELKDKTHNDLAIIYDEKTVKPDILKSIRKRLKELDAPLIQSAGELQLYLNGKRFTLFPTLMLTERPDRICYNLDAGKVILMIDGSPHALIAPVVFFDFMVSMEDNYHLFWITSFTLVLRYFGLITCLVLPALYVAITSYNPDIFRTELALTVAGSRIGVPYPSFIEVVFMLIFMELLTEASIRLPKAISATATTVGGLILGTAATEAALTSNIMIIIVSAVAISSFVIPINEMSFSIRFCRYILLAFTTFFGTVGFILGFLGILMFLINKESFGEPYLKMYWKSRRSEKGVKSE; this is translated from the coding sequence ATGACGAATATAAAAGAGAAATCGGATCCTCCTAGATTAATGGATGAACTTAAGGGCCAGATGAATCCTTCTTTTGATGTTATGCTGATACCTTTACAAATAGAAGAAGAAGCAGCTTTTCTCCTTTATTTAAAAACGACAGTAGATGGAGATAAATTACAAAATGTTATTATCAAGCCATTTTTCGAAATGCAATCAGCACAACATTATGGAGCTTATATACAATCATCGCCCGATATTATAGAGATTAAATCGAATGAAAAAATTCTACTCGAACTTACAAAGGGAAGTGTATTAATAGCAGTTCAACATCAATTTTTTCTGGTAGATGTGAAAAAAGTAAACAGTAGTTCAGTGCAACAAACCCTTATGGAACCTACTGTATATGGACCCCAACAAGCTTTAAGTGAAGACATTCTTACCAATTTGAATATCATTCGGCATCGTTATAAGGAGCCTTCCCTAAAAATTGAGATCGTAGAGTTAAAAGATAAAACACATAACGACTTGGCAATTATTTATGATGAGAAAACAGTAAAGCCAGATATATTAAAGTCTATTCGGAAGAGACTAAAAGAATTAGATGCACCACTTATTCAATCGGCAGGTGAGCTCCAACTTTACTTAAATGGAAAGAGATTTACGCTATTTCCGACTTTAATGTTGACAGAACGACCCGACCGTATTTGTTATAACTTGGATGCAGGTAAAGTTATATTGATGATTGACGGAAGTCCTCATGCATTAATTGCACCGGTCGTCTTTTTTGATTTCATGGTGTCCATGGAAGATAACTATCATTTATTTTGGATTACATCGTTTACGCTAGTACTTCGATATTTTGGACTAATAACCTGTTTAGTGTTACCAGCTTTGTACGTTGCCATCACTTCCTATAATCCAGACATTTTTAGAACAGAGTTGGCTTTAACTGTTGCTGGCAGTAGAATTGGAGTGCCTTACCCATCTTTTATAGAGGTAGTATTTATGCTCATATTTATGGAGCTTTTAACGGAAGCGAGTATTAGACTACCTAAAGCAATTAGTGCCACAGCTACTACTGTTGGTGGTTTAATACTAGGAACTGCGGCTACTGAGGCGGCATTGACCTCGAATATAATGATTATTATCGTGTCGGCAGTAGCCATTTCTAGTTTTGTGATCCCTATCAACGAGATGAGTTTTTCAATTAGATTTTGCAGGTATATTCTATTAGCTTTTACGACATTTTTTGGAACGGTTGGATTTATACTGGGCTTTTTAGGAATTCTTATGTTTTTGATCAATAAAGAAAGTTTTGGAGAACCCTATTTAAAAATGTATTGGAAAAGCAGAAGGAGTGAAAAAGGGGTGAAGAGTGAATGA
- a CDS encoding zinc transporter family protein, which translates to MSVLILGGLLFFSVNLGAGIAWLVAKIFHHSDEGLALLCGGFLVGLLTLDIIPAAFHLYNSAGIALGILMGYMFILLVNKSLHSSNQYRPSVYLLTIALFIHTIPLSLTIGNMLGDPSFTVSITTSTILHHIPEGFAITSIFIAQGQKMIGLLLCFIGLSICFSFFIWIGNHLHLNMKAQSVLLGVSIGLIALTSVKEFILHNIRLVSIRTSVTFVLTGYLLSVAFHLMS; encoded by the coding sequence TTGAGTGTATTAATTCTTGGGGGATTACTATTTTTTAGTGTAAATTTAGGGGCAGGGATTGCTTGGTTAGTAGCTAAAATATTTCATCATTCCGACGAAGGTTTAGCTCTTTTATGCGGAGGATTCTTGGTAGGTCTACTAACACTTGATATAATTCCAGCGGCATTCCATTTATACAATTCAGCAGGTATCGCTCTTGGTATCCTTATGGGATATATGTTTATCCTACTAGTGAACAAATCACTACATTCCTCAAATCAATATAGACCATCTGTCTACTTGCTAACTATCGCCCTTTTCATACATACCATTCCATTAAGTTTAACTATTGGAAACATGCTTGGAGATCCTTCTTTCACAGTCTCCATAACAACCTCCACCATTTTGCACCATATCCCCGAAGGGTTTGCCATCACATCAATATTTATCGCACAAGGACAAAAGATGATAGGTTTACTCCTTTGTTTTATTGGTTTATCTATCTGCTTTAGTTTTTTCATATGGATTGGCAATCATTTACATCTAAACATGAAGGCACAAAGTGTGCTTTTAGGTGTCTCCATTGGTTTGATTGCTCTAACAAGTGTAAAAGAATTTATTTTACATAATATCCGATTGGTATCGATCAGGACATCAGTAACGTTTGTCCTAACAGGGTATCTACTCAGTGTAGCTTTTCATTTGATGTCCTAA